ATCAAAGGTTTTTTATTTATTTTTGGTCTCACTATAAGCCTCTCGTATGAGTAACGAGAGGCTTATCCTATATCACATGATCAATTTGTCGCATCCTATCTTAAAAAATAGGATTGGCTACACTCATTCATAAGTAAATCCACTGCCAATTACCTCATGTACATTGATAATCGAAACAAAAGCATCTGGATCAATCTCTGATAAGATAGCTTTGACAGCAAGTACTTGCGTTGGACTTAGCACAACATAGATCACTTTTTTATCTTGACCTGAATAGACTCCTTCTGCTTTAAGATACGTCGCACCCCGGTCAACTTCTGCCATAATTTTACTAGCGATGATCTCATGATGATCACTAATAATCAGCATACCACGGACAGTATAGCCACCATTTTGGACAACCGCAACCACTTGACTAAAGACAAAGCTTGCAATGACCGTATACATCATATGCTGAATATCGATATAGCTCAAAGATAAAGTCAAAACCAAAATATCAAGCATAAATAAGGTTTGACCTATGGCAATCCCTTTTTTCTGTTCAACATAACGGCCGATGATGTCGCCACCACCCGTCGTTCCACCAAAACGAAATACCAGTCCACCACCAATTCCTGCAAAAATCCCTGCCAGTAAGGCCGCAATCAGCATATCATGGCTGATATCAATCGAAAAGGTAACCCTCTGAAATAACCAGATGAAGACTGATAAACACACAGTCCCATGAATGGTATAGATCATCCCTCGCTTACCAAATATCTTAACGCCTAATACAAACAAGGGTATATTAAGTATAATTTGTGAATAGGCCGGATTGATATTAAATAGCGCATGACCAATCAAAGTCAGACCACTGACCCCACCTTCTGCCAGATGGTTAGCCATATTAAAATTAACAAAGCCAAAGGCATAAATCGCTGTACCTAAAGCAATCATTATGAAATTTATTGGATGAAACCTAGTTTCTTTTACCATCCCACTTCTCCATCTATCTCTTACCAAAAATAAGATCGTGATCAACTATCACAATCTTATTGAAACGTGGTGTACTTAGTTAAGTTTCATCTTCAACAAAACGTCCTAGCACCTTAACATTTTCAGCAATTGACACAAACGCAGCAGGATCTACTATTTTCATAATGTGCTTAAACTCTTGATATTCTGCCTGTGTAATGATCGTGATTAACAAGGTCATATTAACATGAGAATAGCCACCTTCTGCAGAATGAACAACTGTAACGCCACGATGCAGCACCTCATGAAGGGCTTGCGTGACTGCCTCAGGATTTTTCGTCACAATCGTCGCTTGCATTTTTCTTTGCTTGGTATAAATTGCATCTGTTACTCGACTAGATACGAATATCGTTAATAGTGAGTAGAACATATATTGCCAACCAAATAGCACACCTGCTACCAAGACAATAATCCCATTAAAAATTAAGCTGATATTACCAACTTGACGACCTGTTTTTTTGCGGATATACAGACTCAAAATATCTGTACCACCACTTGAAATACCACTTCTCAAGGCATAGCCAATTCCAGAACCCATAACAGCACCACCGAAGACCGCATTAATGATTGGATCTGTTGCCAGAGTGTACTGTGGAATAATGTGGATGAAAACTGAGCTTAATGTAACAGTCAACACCGTATAAAGCGTAAACTGTCTACCGATTTTGAACCAAGCTAAGATTAGCAAGGGAAGGTTGAGTAAATACAAGGTGATTGATACAGGTAGATTTTGCCCAATAATTCTAACTGATAAGGTTGTAAATATTTGTGCTAAACCTGTGATACCACTCGAGTAGACATGTCCTGGTTGAAAAAACAAATTCAAAGCGATAGCTGATAAAATGGCATAAACGACGGATGCTGAAAATTTTTGCATCAACTTTTCGAGAGATAAATTTTTTAACACGTTAATCATAATTATTTTCCAATTTTTAGGTTAAGTTCAGAAAGTTGCTGAGACGAAACGAGACTAGGTGCTTGTGTCATCGGATCAGTTGCCTTATTGTTTTTAGGGAATGCAATCACTTCTCGGATGTTTTCCTTGCCAGCTAATAACATGACAAATCGGTCAAGACCAAGTGCGAGACCTCCATGTGGTGGAAAACCATAGTCCATTGCTTCTAGTAAAAAGCCAAACTGTTCATTTGCTGCTTCTTGACTAAAGCCAAGTGCCTTGAGCATGCGCTCTTGAAGTGCTTTTTGATTGATCCGCAAGCTACCACCACCTAGTTCATAACCATTTAAGACGATATCATAGGCGACAGCACGGACTTTTGATAAGTCTCCTTCAAGCTCATGCGCACTTTCTTGTGTTGGCAGGGTAAATGGATGATGGGCACTGGTATAGCGTGCCTCTTCTTCGCTCCATTCAAACATCGGCCAATCAATCACCCAAAGAAAATTGAATTTAGTGTCATCGATTAAGGCCTGATCTTTTGCGATTCGACTACGTAAAGCACCTAATGTGGCATTAGCTATATCTAGTTCATCAGCGACAAAAAGTACTAAATCATTATCTGTTAAGGATAAGTTTTGCGATAAGGCATCTGAAATTTCCGGTAAGAATTTGGCAATCGGTCCTGAAAAAGCGTTGTCAACAAACTTGACCCATGCAAGCCCCTTAGCACCAAATTGTTTGGCAAATTCTGTAAGCTTATCAATATCTTTTCGAGAATAGCGATCAGCTACATTTTTTGCAACGATAGCTTTAACGACTGGTGCTTCTGTGAATACTTTGAAATCAGCTTGTTTAGCGGTATCTGTGATATCTACTAGATGCATATCAAATCGCGTATCTGGTTTATCTGATCCATATTGGTTCATGGCATCATCGTAAGACAACCTTGGAAATGGTAAGGTGACGTCTATATCCTTTGTTGCTTTCATAACTTTTGCGATCAAGCCTTCAGTCATGTCTTGAATCTCATGTTCATCTAAGAAAGATGTCTCTAAATCGACTTGTGTAAACTCAGGCTGACGGTCTCCACGCAAATCCTCATCTCGGAAACATTTAACGATTTGGTAGTATCTGTCAAAACCAGCATTCATCAGCAATTGCTTAGTGATTTGTGGCGACTGTGGCAAGGCATAAAAATGGCCTTCTGAAATACGACTAGGTACCAAGTAATCACGCGCACCCTCGGGGGTTGATTTTGTAAGCATCGGTGTCTCAACATCGATAAAGTCAAGGTCATCTAGATAATGGCGAATTGATTTTGTCACCTGATGACGTAACTTGAAGTTGGTTAACATCTCAGGACGTCTTAAGTCAAGGTAGCGATAACGCATCCGTGTCTCATCACTTGCTTCCAACCCATCTTTTATTTCAAACGGTGTTGTTTTCGCAGCGTTTAAAATTGACAGGCTAGTTACTTCCAGTTCAACTTGACCAGTTGCTAATTTATCATTAGCCTGTGTTCTAGCATTAACAGCACCCGTCACTTCGATTACAAACTCACTGCGTAATCCTTCTGCTATTACCAACACGTCTTTTGAAACCAGCTCAGGATTCACGACCAACTGCATGATGCCTTCACGGTCGCGCAAGTCAATGAATATCAATCCACCCAAATCTCGACGACGAGATACCCAACCTTTAAGTGTAACGGTTTGACCGATATGTTCTGAGCGGACTGCGCCCGCATATAATGTACGTTTCATAATTTTTATTCCTTTTTACCAATCAGTATTAGTCAGTCTGATGACTTAATGACCACTATCTGGTTACAAATGTTGCCACCAGTAATAAAATAAGTGTTACACTCACAACAAGCCGTGCAACTTTATCTTTAGAGATTGCCTTATCTCGATTAAACAACACAACCAATATCCCGTAGATGATGAAAAATGCGCTACTTGCACTCGGCATCTTTGTTACGATTTGATAGAGACTAGCTGCTATCGATAGCGCTGACAGCCCCATAAATATTTTTAGTTTATCAGACATCTTTTACCGTCAATTCTGAAAAGACAGCATCAAAATTATCTTGAACAGTAGCTAATGTTGTCACAACTTCTGAACGTGTCACATTATTTTTGACAGTGATATCACCTGAGTCAACTTCTGACTCACCTAATGTGATGATCGTTTTCGCACCAAATTCTTCTGCTGATTTAAACTGTTGTTTGATCTTGCGGTTCAAGACATCACGTTCTACAGCATAGCCTTGATTGCGTAATGACTGAACTAATTTGAGTGCAGCGAGATTAGCACTTACACCTAAAACAACCACATATACGTCTAAAGTTTGCGCCGCAGGTAAGGTAACACCTTGCGCCTCTAATACCATAAGGAGACGCTCCACACCAAGGCCGAATCCAAATCCTGGCGTCTCAGGGCCTCCAAAATAACTGACAAGTGAGTCATAACGGCCACCACCACAAATTGTCAGTTCCTTGCCTTTAACATCTGTCATGAATTCAAAAATCGTGTCGTTATAATAATCTAAACCACGCACCATGTTTTGGTCGACCTGATAAACAATACCAAGACTATCTAACATCGCGGTCACGTCAGCCAAATGGGTTTGACTAGCCTCAGACAAGAAATCTAAGATCGACGGTGCATCCTTAACAATTTCGATATCTGCTTTTTCTTTAGAATCTAATACCCGTAAAGGATTCTCATGTAAGCGACGTTTTGAGTCTGTGGAGAGATTATCTAAATGCTGCTCTAAATACCCAATCAAAGCCTCCCGATAGCACTTGCGCGTATCACTATCTCCTAGTGAATTAATCACCAATTTGATATTTTGCACGCCCAACTGATCAAAAAATGCTTTAGCCATGGCAATTGTCTCAACGTCTGTCGCTGGATTTTTTGAGCCAAAATTTTCAACACCGATCTGATGAAATTCACGTAAGCGACCTGCTTGAGGTCGTTCATAACGGAACATTGGACCAGTATAGTAAACTTTAAATGGCTTTTGAACCTCTGGTGCAAATTTTTTATTTTCGACATAAGCGCGAACAACAGGCGCCGTCGCTTCAGGACGGAGCGTGATATGACGGTCACCCTTGTCATAAAAATCGTACATTTCTTTAGTTACGATATCTGTTGTATCACCAACAGAACGTGAAATGACCTCATAATGTTCAAAAATAGGTGTTCTAATCTCGCTAAAGTGATAGGCTGCAAAGACTTGTCTCATCGTCTCTTCTACAAACTGCCATTTTTCACTTTCTCCAGGTAAAATATCATTGGTACCTTTAGGTCTCTGTAACTTCATTGTCTTGTATTTCCTTTCAACTATCCTATAAGAAAACGCCCAAGAGCGCAAAAACTATCCGCTCAAGGACGATCATATCGTGGTACCACCTTGTGTTCCTAGGAAATCCTAGCTTTTTAGCTATATAGTCGCTACCTATCGTCTGTTTGTCACATTTATGTGGCTTTTCAGCTAGGACAACTCTCTTAGTCTTAATTATATATTAGTCAGATCTATTTTGCAAGATTTTACCGACAAAAAATCAATCTGCATCCTTGAAAACGCTCATATTTTTCGCAAAATAATCGTATCCTGAATAGATGGTTGCCACCAGACAAATGTATAAGAAAATCGTTCCTATCAAATTTAGTCCGAGGAGCAAGAAAATGATTGATAACATTTGTGTAAATGTTTTGATTTTACCAGGTAATGCCGCTGCCATCACCACACCACCTTGTTCAACCAAGAGTAAGCGCAAACCTGTCACCGCTAATTCACGACAGACAATAACTGCAATTACCCACGCAGGTGCTAAATCTAGCGGTACAAGCATAATAAAGGCAGCCATCACTAGCATTTTATCTGCTAAAGGATCTGCAAACTTGCCAAAATTGGATACTATATGCCACTTACGCGCCAAGTAACCATCTAACCAGTCGGTAGCTGAAGCTACTGCGAATAAAACAGCAGCAACAATTTGCCACGTTTGCGAATGGCCACCTAAAACGATGATCAGCAGAAACACCGGTATGGCAAATATGCGTGCGATCGTCAGGTTATTGGGTAAGTTCTCTTTCGTAAATTTCATCTTATCTCTATTCTATTTTGATCGTTAATGTGCTTGGGCTATCAGCAGATGCCATGGCTGACAAATCAATCGGTGTATCACCAATCTTGACTGTCAAGCCTCTTGTCCTACCTAGTGTTAATACTGTTTCATTACCGGTTAAAGTTGTGGTAACCGGTGTAGCATCACGCAAAGTCACTTGTCCCTCAGGTAAATCAGAATTTGTCATACCAACCCAAACAGATGTCCCTGCTGTTACACTCAGACTTACCTTAACTGGGGAAATAATATTTTTAGTTGTTGCAACAAGCGATTGACCTGCTCCGTCTACCTTAACTTCTGCTTGAGGTGCTGCTACAGCTTTTGATGAACTTTCAGGTGTCGGCGTTTCTTCTACTGGCACAACAGATGTACTTGACGATTTAGAGGCTACTGAAAAACGATATAAGCTATCGGCAATATTATTATCTTGCGGTTTATTTAGGAATACCACTGCTGCAATACTGATAACGATTAATGCAGCAACACTTCCTAAAATAGTAATGGGCAGATAATATTGCCATTTTTTTGTGCTAGTAACCCGTTCCTCTTCCAGCCTCTCTGAAGGTTTGACAAACCGATAATTTTCTGAGAAATCCCTTGGTTCTCGAACTTCAATTAAGTCCCCTGTTTCGTAAGCACTGATTATTTTATCAGCATCCAAGTCTAGTCGCTCGGCATATTGCTTAATGTATGCCTTGATGTAGAAGTCTCCTGGAAGTGCATCATAATTATCTTGTTCCAATGCCACGATGTAAGTCTTTTGAATTTCCGTTAATTTTTCCGCCTCATTAAGCGTCATGTCAAGTTTTGCACGCTTTGCACGTAGCACTTGACCAACTGTTTTTTGTGCCAAGAGAGCTCCTTTCTTTGAAATCTATTATTTTGCTACAGTATTTTTCTCATTTAGGATGCTTAGTCCTATCGCGTTATTTCCTTATGCTTTAGGCTGCATAATAAAATCAGTTGAGACCATCTCTGCTGTAAAATTATCTGCATGATATTCAATTTTTTCTAGCGTTAAGTCTGACAAAATCGTTGGAAAGTCAAAAAAGGTAACGCCTTCAAAAAGGTTGGATGAAAACTGATTAGCAATAAATTCTAAGGAATTTATTGCTTTATAATAATCTCCTAACATCTCTTTTTTAATAATATTTAACTGTGCCAAATTGAAATCACTACCTATTTTATAACTTTTTAGTGTTTCACGCAAAATTTTAGCAAGTTTTGTTGGATTTAATGTATCAGCAGTCATACTTGCAAACTGATAATGCGGTGTGACCTCAAAGTCGAAACCAAAAGAATCATCGATTTGCCCTTGATTATATAACTTTTCATATTGACTACTCGTGTTACCCAATATCATCGTCAGCATGACTTGGATAGCAAGCTTGTATTCAAAGCGTACCATATCATCTGATGGTAGGGTGTTATACCCTCTAAACCCTAAGGCAAGTTTAGGAATGGTAACATCAAAGGTGATCTCATTTGATCGTTTTTGCTTTCCTGATACAAATGGTGCCCGTTGTATTTCTGAGATTGCATCAAATTTTTTGTCAGCTTGATTTTGATGGACTAAGACTGATAGATTTGAGACATCAAAAGGACCTGTTAAAAAAAGCGTCATGTTAGCCGGGTGATAAAACGTACGGTAGTTGTCATAAAGATCTTCCGCAGAAATTTCTCTAATACTTTGCGGTGTTCCAGCAATATCTGAGGCTAAGGCAGAATCAGGATAGAGATTTTGCAAGAGGCCAAAAAACAAGCGAAAATCAGCATCATCCTGGTACATCTGAATTTCCTGTGTGATGATGCCTTGCTCTTTTTCCACTGATGCCTGTGTAAAATAAGGATCCTGTACAAAATCCATCAACAAGGCTACATTTGGGGCAATATTTTCTCTCGTAGAAAAGAGATAAGACGTCCGCGTAAAGCTTGTAAATGCATTTGAGCTTGCTCCTAAGCTACTAAAAAAGTTCATGGCGTCACCATCCTCTTTTTCAAACAACTTATGCTCTAAAAAATGGGCAATGCCCTCAGGGAAGGTCTTCATATCCGTCTGTCCACGTGGTACAAAGGTCGTATCTAAACTACCAAAATTTGTGGTGAACAGCCCATAAGTTTTATTAAAGTCAGGTTTGGGTAAGTAATAAACCGTGAGACCATTCCATAGTACCTCTTTATAAAGTACTTCGCCAACTTGTGGATAACTTTTAATCTCCAAGAACATCTCCCTCCATAAAGTACACTGACTGCAAGGTCAACGTTTCAGCTAACCTAACCACATCCTCTTTTGTTACGTCAGAAAGTCGCTGTAGCCACACTGCCTGCGCCAAATAACGCTCTGGTAGAAGCGTCTTAATATAAGCCTGTTCTATCAAATTGGTAGGAGAATCTAATGCTATAAAATAAGCATTTCTTAGCATATTCTTGGTTTGACTAAGTTCACTATCAGATATATCCCCTGCGACTAGGGCCGCAACCTGAGCCTTGATAAGTGTGAGGGCCTTGTCATGATCAGCAGCATCTATACCCGCTGAAATTTTTAAGAAACCAGTAAAACTATCAAAACGCGAGT
The DNA window shown above is from Lactococcus paracarnosus and carries:
- the yfmH gene encoding EF-P 5-aminopentanol modification-associated protein YfmH: MEIKSYPQVGEVLYKEVLWNGLTVYYLPKPDFNKTYGLFTTNFGSLDTTFVPRGQTDMKTFPEGIAHFLEHKLFEKEDGDAMNFFSSLGASSNAFTSFTRTSYLFSTRENIAPNVALLMDFVQDPYFTQASVEKEQGIITQEIQMYQDDADFRLFFGLLQNLYPDSALASDIAGTPQSIREISAEDLYDNYRTFYHPANMTLFLTGPFDVSNLSVLVHQNQADKKFDAISEIQRAPFVSGKQKRSNEITFDVTIPKLALGFRGYNTLPSDDMVRFEYKLAIQVMLTMILGNTSSQYEKLYNQGQIDDSFGFDFEVTPHYQFASMTADTLNPTKLAKILRETLKSYKIGSDFNLAQLNIIKKEMLGDYYKAINSLEFIANQFSSNLFEGVTFFDFPTILSDLTLEKIEYHADNFTAEMVSTDFIMQPKA
- a CDS encoding YitT family protein translates to MINVLKNLSLEKLMQKFSASVVYAILSAIALNLFFQPGHVYSSGITGLAQIFTTLSVRIIGQNLPVSITLYLLNLPLLILAWFKIGRQFTLYTVLTVTLSSVFIHIIPQYTLATDPIINAVFGGAVMGSGIGYALRSGISSGGTDILSLYIRKKTGRQVGNISLIFNGIIVLVAGVLFGWQYMFYSLLTIFVSSRVTDAIYTKQRKMQATIVTKNPEAVTQALHEVLHRGVTVVHSAEGGYSHVNMTLLITIITQAEYQEFKHIMKIVDPAAFVSIAENVKVLGRFVEDET
- the hisS gene encoding histidine--tRNA ligase — its product is MKLQRPKGTNDILPGESEKWQFVEETMRQVFAAYHFSEIRTPIFEHYEVISRSVGDTTDIVTKEMYDFYDKGDRHITLRPEATAPVVRAYVENKKFAPEVQKPFKVYYTGPMFRYERPQAGRLREFHQIGVENFGSKNPATDVETIAMAKAFFDQLGVQNIKLVINSLGDSDTRKCYREALIGYLEQHLDNLSTDSKRRLHENPLRVLDSKEKADIEIVKDAPSILDFLSEASQTHLADVTAMLDSLGIVYQVDQNMVRGLDYYNDTIFEFMTDVKGKELTICGGGRYDSLVSYFGGPETPGFGFGLGVERLLMVLEAQGVTLPAAQTLDVYVVVLGVSANLAALKLVQSLRNQGYAVERDVLNRKIKQQFKSAEEFGAKTIITLGESEVDSGDITVKNNVTRSEVVTTLATVQDNFDAVFSELTVKDV
- a CDS encoding helix-turn-helix domain-containing protein, which translates into the protein MAQKTVGQVLRAKRAKLDMTLNEAEKLTEIQKTYIVALEQDNYDALPGDFYIKAYIKQYAERLDLDADKIISAYETGDLIEVREPRDFSENYRFVKPSERLEEERVTSTKKWQYYLPITILGSVAALIVISIAAVVFLNKPQDNNIADSLYRFSVASKSSSTSVVPVEETPTPESSSKAVAAPQAEVKVDGAGQSLVATTKNIISPVKVSLSVTAGTSVWVGMTNSDLPEGQVTLRDATPVTTTLTGNETVLTLGRTRGLTVKIGDTPIDLSAMASADSPSTLTIKIE
- a CDS encoding YitT family protein — its product is MVKETRFHPINFIMIALGTAIYAFGFVNFNMANHLAEGGVSGLTLIGHALFNINPAYSQIILNIPLFVLGVKIFGKRGMIYTIHGTVCLSVFIWLFQRVTFSIDISHDMLIAALLAGIFAGIGGGLVFRFGGTTGGGDIIGRYVEQKKGIAIGQTLFMLDILVLTLSLSYIDIQHMMYTVIASFVFSQVVAVVQNGGYTVRGMLIISDHHEIIASKIMAEVDRGATYLKAEGVYSGQDKKVIYVVLSPTQVLAVKAILSEIDPDAFVSIINVHEVIGSGFTYE
- the pgsA gene encoding CDP-diacylglycerol--glycerol-3-phosphate 3-phosphatidyltransferase, coding for MKFTKENLPNNLTIARIFAIPVFLLIIVLGGHSQTWQIVAAVLFAVASATDWLDGYLARKWHIVSNFGKFADPLADKMLVMAAFIMLVPLDLAPAWVIAVIVCRELAVTGLRLLLVEQGGVVMAAALPGKIKTFTQMLSIIFLLLGLNLIGTIFLYICLVATIYSGYDYFAKNMSVFKDAD
- the aspS gene encoding aspartate--tRNA ligase, producing MKRTLYAGAVRSEHIGQTVTLKGWVSRRRDLGGLIFIDLRDREGIMQLVVNPELVSKDVLVIAEGLRSEFVIEVTGAVNARTQANDKLATGQVELEVTSLSILNAAKTTPFEIKDGLEASDETRMRYRYLDLRRPEMLTNFKLRHQVTKSIRHYLDDLDFIDVETPMLTKSTPEGARDYLVPSRISEGHFYALPQSPQITKQLLMNAGFDRYYQIVKCFRDEDLRGDRQPEFTQVDLETSFLDEHEIQDMTEGLIAKVMKATKDIDVTLPFPRLSYDDAMNQYGSDKPDTRFDMHLVDITDTAKQADFKVFTEAPVVKAIVAKNVADRYSRKDIDKLTEFAKQFGAKGLAWVKFVDNAFSGPIAKFLPEISDALSQNLSLTDNDLVLFVADELDIANATLGALRSRIAKDQALIDDTKFNFLWVIDWPMFEWSEEEARYTSAHHPFTLPTQESAHELEGDLSKVRAVAYDIVLNGYELGGGSLRINQKALQERMLKALGFSQEAANEQFGFLLEAMDYGFPPHGGLALGLDRFVMLLAGKENIREVIAFPKNNKATDPMTQAPSLVSSQQLSELNLKIGK